A genomic stretch from Aedes albopictus strain Foshan chromosome 2, AalbF5, whole genome shotgun sequence includes:
- the LOC109419028 gene encoding uncharacterized protein LOC109419028 translates to MARISLSRMRKKFMRLHPIWRVYSILIVLLTLYNEVFIYVLQKFKWSNISCQEDHCLRMLLVGDPQILGKTYDSSYYSPLANFDSDRYLAWYYEKAVEHVRPDVICFLGDLMDEGTTANEQHFEEYYERFGQIFPTHPTAKIVYIPGDNDIGGDDGEELKPSKVRRFRQYFSEKPAWIINDNVTIYNINKITLERPLKDPRLDITDGDDGSDRYIRIFLSHLPFLSNPGSFTYEAIGKLKPNVIFSGHLHASRYVRIHRKHLRAATYKPLSGDKKTAYKVHTFDLSYHKDTEELLEIVIPTCSYRMGVPEIGYGFAVIDGTNLKYTVLWTTKRFHQLISYVIVVAIPLAFLLFTILFKILKAICVCKRNARTKLPLYNQIS, encoded by the exons ATGGCTAGAATATCACTTTCCAGAATGAGAAAGAAATTTATGCG GCTTCATCCTATATGGCGTGTGTACAGTATTTTAATTGTTCTACTTACCCTATACAATGAAGTTTTTATTTATGTTCTGCAGAAGTTCAAATGGTCCAACATAAGCTGTCAAGAAG ATCACTGCTTGCGAATGCTACTGGTGGGAGATCCGCAGATTCTGGGTAAAACGTACGATTCCAGTTACTATTCGCCGCTGGCCAATTTCGACTCGGATCGATATCTGGCGTGGTACTATGAGAAAGCCGTGGAACACGTGCGCCCGGATGTGATATGTTTCTTGGGGGATTTGATGGACGAGGGAACCACTGCCAATGAGCAACATTTCGAGGAATACTACGAACGGTTTGGACAAATTTTCCCAACGCATCCGACTGCGAAG ATAGTCTATATACCCGGCGATAACGATATTGGGGGTGATGATGGTGAAGAACTCAAACCTTCGAAGGTGCGCCGATTCCGACAATATTTTAGCGAGAAGCCTGCATGGATCATCAACGATAACGTTACCATCTACAATATCAACAAAATAACACTGGAGAGACCCCTAAAAGATCCTCGTCTCGATATAACAGACGGAGATGATGGCTCCGATCGGTATATCCGTATCTTCCTGAGTCACTTGCCATTCTTGAGCAACCCGGGTAGCTTTACTTACGAGGCAATAGGAAAACTTAAACCCAATGTGATATTTTCCGGGCATTTGCATGCCTCACGCTACGTTCGAATACATCGAAAGCATTTGCGAGCGGCAACCTACAAACCACTTAGCGGAGATAAAAAGACGGCTTACAAAGTGCATACGTTCGATTTGAGCTACCACAAGGATACCGAAGAGCTACTGGAGATCGTTATTCCCACCTGTTCATATCGAATGGGCGTACCAGAGATCGGTTATGGATTTGCTGTAATAG ATGGTACCAACCTCAAGTACACGGTACTGTGGACCACCAAGCGCTTCCATCAGCTGATCTCGTACGTGATTGTGGTGGCCATACCGTTGGCATTTCTGCTGTTCACGATACTGTTCAAAATCCTAAAAGCTATTTGCGTGTGTAAACGAAACGCGCGGACAAAACTGCCGCTTTACAATCAGATATCTTGA